Part of the Hevea brasiliensis isolate MT/VB/25A 57/8 chromosome 16, ASM3005281v1, whole genome shotgun sequence genome is shown below.
AATTTGGTAGGATGGAAGCAtaattttctcaaaaaaaaaaaaacttactaaCCTGAAACTATGGGCAAACTTGACAGGTGGGAATGCAGGTGATTTACTTCTAAATGAAAAGTCTTTGTATTAACAATTAAGAAGAATTCAGCAATAAAGTCCTAGAGACAGAATACATGATCTTCAAATGATCAAGAAGTAAATATTACCAGGTTGATCATCTGTCGTGTCACCGCTACAGGAAGCATCCATTGCACAGTTGAGCAGGTGGGTTGCATCATTTTACAGAACCAACCCGATAGCATCTGTGTGATCCCATGGGACAAGAAAACAACAATTACAAGAAAATTCCTGATACAGGAGTTTAATACTTGACAAAACAAACTTAAAAAATACCTATGTAGACGAAGAAAGTTTGGTTTATCTTTAGGTTCGCCTGCAAAATGACCCTGGGCCATTTAAAGTTATCCAGAGACGACACCTTGAGGGACTACCCGTTAGTCCAGACACAGTCATTCTGACACTGCTACAAAAAGGGAACACAAGCCAATTTAAGCAATCAATTCACAGGATTGCTGCATTACAAATGCAATGGCAACAAGATGTAATCAGGAAACTTGAAGTTGGCATTAGAAAAATCCTGTCTTATTCAATCTCTGCTACTCTACGGAATTGTTAAAAATTAACTAGAAACAGCAATACTCAAAATTAAGAAACAATCGAGAAGCATAATTTACCTAATAAAGAACAATTACAGATAACTGGAAATAGTACAGTCTACATAGTTATAATTTACCCAATAAAGAACGCTGAACCTTGCTGCTTAATTGAAAAGCGAAATAGGCCCGACTCGGAGTCGAGTTTTTCCTTTTGGTTGGAGATCCTGAGATGCGATTGGGACCCCTCACAGTGAGAGTATATGATATAGAGCAACGGTGATAGATGCACCTGTGATCATTTATCACGGTGCGACTTGTGAGCTTTGCATCCCGCCGAATAATATGGAAGAGGGGTGCTGACATTACGACGTCGTTTATGATTTGAACGGCGGATAAGAAAAATTCCATTGCCAGGCACCTAACCAAGACACTTCGAGTGAAAGCCGAGTATAcatgaaatttataaaataataataataataataataataataataataataataaaatgatatttcaatgtgaataaataaataaataatagtaagTTTGGGCTCTTAAATTATGTCCACTAACGCACAGCTTTGGAGCCAAATGAGCTTTCTAGAAGTCTAAAACACAACAACTAGAGAAATTCTCAAGTGCTTATATTATTTGTTAGCCTACAAGGCAAATCGTGTTCCCCACAATTGAAGAAGTGGCATCATTTTTCTATAAAACAGGCTCATGCAAATGCAATGCAGCATCTCCCTCGTCATGAAAACCTTTTGTCATCTTCTACATCTCCTCTATCCAAAACCATGCCATTTTCCTTTGTTCTTTCCCCTACCACATTGCCAAAGCTACTTCCCACTACAAATAGGACATGAAATTTTTATCGAGGACCACTATACACTTTTTGTTTTTTGGTCTGGCGTCTGTTCTATTCAATTGAGGTTTATACATGACCAATTAATCTCTAACACATGCCCAACTACTAATCAACCAAACGTAACTTTTCAAAAATGCAAAAATCATACTACATTTTTTTAGAGAAAACAAAATCATACTACATTAAATAGGGTGATggaatttattgaaattttgggttcAAAAATTCATTGGGTTATTTAAATTATTACACGGACGACGTTTTGTTATAATTTCTTCATTTTTGTACTTAAAATATGTGTGACCTtactaataatttcctaaaatatcCATTCTCTTTCATTAATTTTAAGGCTAAGGTTTTATATAATAGCTTTCTTGCAGGACTGAATATATCATTTATGATTTGGATTGCTATTGTTACTGTAAGCAAATGGAGTATTGCTGCAATTCTTTAATCTTTACCCTAATTTTCTATTTCAAGACCAAACTATCACTGGTTCCACAATAATTGGACCTATTTTAGGAACATGGTAATAAATTATGACAGCTTTATTGTGCCTCCTATATTAATGTCTTAGCATTAGAATGTTACCATTAAGAGAGAGACATCCATTtttagaaagaaaaagaaaaaaaaaagtgaaatggaaaagtgaaaactgAAAACGATCCAATTGGGCTATTGTTCCCAGAATTTTTGTTCTTTTCAATCTTGCAGTCTCTGTGGCTGTGAACATTTACAAGCTGGTAATGCCTGTACCTATTAGTAAAGTCAATAGGGAATAAGTACAAAACCCCATATCATGTGATGAACCAAAGTTGCGGAGCAGCAACATAGAGAACTTTTTATTACATGTAATAATTTTGGTATTTGAGTTTTCAGTTCTTGACTTCCCTGACAAAACAATAACAGACTAAAAGAGAAGAGTGCTGTAGTACAATTTACTAGAAGTTAAAAATTCACTGCTAGGTCCAATGGGTACGCTGAGAAGAGACAATGCACGTATAGGCATACTCTGCCTGACGCCTCTGCCCTTCTCTATCTCTACTTAGTCTTCAAAATTTCTCATTCTAAGCACCTCGTCTTCCTTATCTTCTCATAGTTGCAAGATTTCAGTAACCACTAGAAAGTATATTTCTTTTAACAACTTTCTTCTCCCAgtcctcttttttcttttttttgggtGCCAAAACCAGAGAAAATGAAGCTGTTGTTTATGTTGTTTTTGCTTGCAAATATTGCAAATTCATTGTTTACTCCAAATGGGTCAAATTCTAATAGGTTTATGGCATCTGAAGAAGGATACCAGAAATGGCTAAAAGCAAAACAATTGGATTCTTTCAAGCAAGCTTTCTTCCAGAAAGCCAAAAACAAGTTCAAGCCTTGTTTAACCATAAAAGTGAACAAAAAATTAAGCTCAGGAGGTTTAACAACTGTGCAAAAAGCTCTCAATTCTATACCAGTTGTCAATAACTGCAGGGTGATTGTCTCCATTAGCGCAGGAACTTACAGGTAACACTTCATTGCTCAGAGGTCCTATGTCTATTTGACATTTTCTTTTTAACTAAAACATTATACTTGTCAGGTCTAGTTGACTTACATCTTAATATTCGAATGGATCGAAATTCAGGGAGAAGGTTGAGATTCCTGCAAGCATGGCTTACATTACCCTAACGGGAGCTGGAGCAGACAAGACGATCATTGAGTGGGATGATACAGCAGACAAAATGGGGCATGGAGGACATCCATTGGGTACATATGGCTCTCCAACATTTGCCATTAATTCTCCTTATTTTATTGCAAAGAACATTACCTTCAAGGTCAGCGTTATAATCTTTTTATTAGTTGCAATATTTTCTGATTTTATATTATGATTATTTCGCTAGTTTCTTTCTCTGTTCACTCCTTACCCATTTTACCTTGCGAACTACCCTTTCTACTCAAGCTTATTAGTCATTTAGGCTAGCtatttttgataaaatttcaAGTGCTTCACTATAGAACAAGGCCCCATCGCCACCTTCGGGAGCTCTGGGAAAGCAGGCAGTTGCGCTCCGAATTTCAGCGGACACTGCCGCATTTATTGGCTGCAAGTTCACTGGAGCACAAGACACCCTTTATGATCACATTGGCAGACATTACTTCAAGGAATGCTACATTGAAGGTTCTGTCGATTTCATATTTGGAAATGGGCTCTCACTCTATGAGGATTGCCATTTGCATGCTATCACGAATAGTTTTGGGGCCTTGACAGCACAGAAAAGAGAAAGCTTGCTTCAAGAAACGGGCTTCTCCTTCGTCAATTGCAAGGTTACAGGGTCAGGTGCTCTCTATTTGGGCAGAGCATGGGGCACTTTCTCAAGAGTTGTCTTCGCATACACTTACATGGACAAGATCATTACTCCTGGAGGATGGTCTGACTGGGGAGACAAAAACAGGGAAATGTATGTGTTTCTCACTTACTATCACCAACAGTTGCAATAATCTGCTCATTCTAGCTTAGCTGGAATTTGAAAAGCTAATCAGACATTCTTGAAACGTAGTCCATTTTAGACCAATTTTTAGTTAACTTCTGTATACTAAGAGATAAAACTTATTTGTGCTACAAACGAATGCAGGACTGTATTTTATGGACAGTACAAGTGTTCAGGGCCAGGGGCAGATTTTGGAGGAAGAGTGTCATGGTCTAGGGAGCTCACTGATCAAGAGGCCAAGCCGTTTATTTCAATTAGTTTCATTGATGGCCATGAATGGCTTCCCAGATCATGAAATCTTCAACCTTATTCAGAGCACATCAACGTCGATCAAAATTGTAAGATTAACATTCTATCTTGATAAGAGATGTCAATGAGACCACCTgctaataattcaaataaaaaatgttTGCTCAGTTGTTCCTTAAAAACTATGGCCAAGGGCTTTCAGCACGTTCGCAAGATCAACTATTTGAACAATTTCAGCACCAAATAGACATCCGTGTTGATGCAATTAGAGTTGAGAAGTACAGGCTTGCATAATTTATTAAGAATTACATAAGATAGGTACTTAATCATATGTACAAATGAACAATATACAGTAATATTCACAATTCCAACACTGCTCCCCCAATCCCCACGTGAAGATGATGTGGCAACTTGCGCTGCTTTCCACTGAATTAACTGAACAATATCCACCCGCTACAAGCGACAGCATcacttaagtttgagaaattattgaagtTCCAATCAGTATTATTATTGGCTACAACAAAACACTCACAAAGAACAAGATTATAGTGACTAGTGACAATTGAGGAGAGCAGTCCAAAATAGTAAAAGGAGTTCTACCCATGGCAATCTAGTTGGATCTTAACATGAAATAATAGTGCACAAAGAATTgtaaacaccccccccccccccccctggaACAGATCACATAATTGAATTCACTTCGGTTCCACTTAAGCATATGTTTGGATAGGTGAGGGCTTGCATTGATGTTAGTTCTAGCATTTATCATATATACATTTTCTCTAACTGGACATATCCACTGAAAGAAGGTCAGTTTCAAGAATGATGATTAAGACGTGTTTGATGGTGAATTTGAAATGCATACTACTAAGGTATAATTTTCAAAATCACCCTCTAAGATTTGCTAAAATAAAATCTCTCTTTTTCATAAGTTTAAATCATTGTTCATATAATTTGAATTAAAGACCAAATTCAAATCCTTAGATTTCAAATTCTGTATCCAAATGCAACCTTGGTGATTAATTAGGTTGTGctgttaaaaatttgaaatacaaggaTTTGATTTTATGTTGGTTAAAATTGCAAAACTTGTGATTTAAACTTGTAAAAGAGTATAAAATTATGTTCCAACCAAATTTTAGAGGGTGTATTCAAATTCCACCACTTGAGtaaattcattttcaaacaaaTGATCATCCACACTTATGAATCTGATCTCAATTTATGGAAACACCCGACCAACATTCATAATCTAATAATCAAAGAAAATTTGTGCAAAGCTCATTCAGATTCTTTCCTTTCAAATCCCAACTATCCAAATGCAATTTTAGCAGACTTCAATTCAAATGATTTTGTAATTCAATTCATATGTTTAACAATATGATTTTATTAGGATATATGACACATTCAACTAAATTTACTGATTGTAAAGGAAAATGAACAGGATCTAACTAATTTCCCATAATATCTAAATTAATTACAAAGTTGCTCTGAAGGGCCTTTAAGATATTTGATATTATATCCCACTAATTATTATTATGAATGAATTGAATCCTCACTTAATCCAGCCTCTTTTAATCATATTCTCCACCCTACAGAgatgttcaatttttttttctccatgaAATTGAATTCTACAAGCTTAAGGGTCTTCAAAAAAATTAGGGGCAAATCCAGTTAAACATTTTGGATGATTTTCAACTAAATTTAAAGTGATCAAAAAAACAAACACCAATACAAAAAGCACATAGAATTGCTAAAGAGATAAATGCATAGCAAGGTGTACCAGAAAGGAAAATAATCAAGACTGGAAGAGAGTTACAGTTGCAAtataaccatttttcatcacctgTTAACAGCACAGAGATCATTTATTAGCAAGAGAAATGCAGTAAGAACTGCaccaatataatattataattacatATAAGGCAAATTTTTTAACAATAGCTCAACTTTGATTCAAGATTCAATATTGATCATAAACCTATCAAACAGCTTACCTCAAAGGCAATGTTCTGGTAACCATAAACAAATGTGGATCCAAAAGGATTACTTGTAGAAC
Proteins encoded:
- the LOC110651264 gene encoding probable pectinesterase 53, with the translated sequence MKLLFMLFLLANIANSLFTPNGSNSNRFMASEEGYQKWLKAKQLDSFKQAFFQKAKNKFKPCLTIKVNKKLSSGGLTTVQKALNSIPVVNNCRVIVSISAGTYREKVEIPASMAYITLTGAGADKTIIEWDDTADKMGHGGHPLGTYGSPTFAINSPYFIAKNITFKNKAPSPPSGALGKQAVALRISADTAAFIGCKFTGAQDTLYDHIGRHYFKECYIEGSVDFIFGNGLSLYEDCHLHAITNSFGALTAQKRESLLQETGFSFVNCKVTGSGALYLGRAWGTFSRVVFAYTYMDKIITPGGWSDWGDKNREMTVFYGQYKCSGPGADFGGRVSWSRELTDQEAKPFISISFIDGHEWLPRS